In Cuculus canorus isolate bCucCan1 chromosome 8, bCucCan1.pri, whole genome shotgun sequence, a single genomic region encodes these proteins:
- the MRPS14 gene encoding 28S ribosomal protein S14, mitochondrial, which produces MMAARWVLRAARQVLPSACTGQARGYYVDWRMLRDVKRRKLAYEYADERLRINAIRKNTILPKELQEVADKEIAALPRDSCPVRIRNRCVLTSRPRGVRRRWRLSRIVFRHFADHAEMSGIQRAMW; this is translated from the exons ATGATGGCGGCGCGGTGGGTGCTGCGGGCGGCGCGGCAG GtcctcccctcagcctgcaCAGGGCAAGCGCGGGGCTACTATGTGGACTGGAGGATGCTGCGGGATGTCAAGAGAAGGAAGCTGGCATACGAGTACGCGGATGAGCGGCTCCGGATCAACGCCATCCGGAAGAACACCATCCTTCCCAAGGAGCTGCAG GAAGTGGCTGATAAAGAGATCGCTGCCCTGCCCCGGGACAGCTGCCCCGTGAGGATCCGAAATCGGTGTGTCCTGACATCCCGCCCTCGCGGGGTGAGGCGGAGATGGAGGCTCAGCAGAATCGTTTTCCGTCATTTTGCTGACCATGCCGAGATGTCTGGGATACAGAGAGCTATGTGGTAG